A genomic window from Streptomyces mirabilis includes:
- a CDS encoding ABC transporter permease subunit produces the protein MSGSLTYDLTLAGLSVGGAAALTGIGLVVTHRATGVLNFAHGAIAMVCAYLLRQFTVVWGWPLALGAAVTLLLVAPAIGVALERFVFRPLSVLGGDPAQTLVASLGVFVLLVGGAALVWGTGARADAPTLVSADPWGQLAVAVALAVGVGGVTRWTRFGTELRAVVDDRSLAVLGGIDADRVAAAGWAFGSFTAGLTGVLLAPYVRLDPYGMPLLVMEVMAVAVAARMRSLPVAVVVALGLGVAQSQLTRLHPAGWAQPLLQAVGANLFVVALLVAALVLPGIGDRDALPRTATARVATPPGAWIVAVVLFLLPLGLAGSDLHTSVQVPALGVVLLSLVVVTGRGGQISLGQAAYAGLGALFTALLAAGRFPGLPRLPELAALAVAVVLVAPLGVLTGWPAIGRHGLALALATFAVGVGVSRFVFAQPYAISGLSLDRPAGFDGDRAYYVLELGLLAAALLATGALRRGRTGRALAAMRDHASGASAAGVRVPSLKLTAFVAGAALAALGGGMLGMGLRAFDATAYDPVRGLLWFAAVVVLGADSALGALAAAALLVGLDAGTRGGVAAALIGVLAVFVGRFPGGPYEALRTATSRLRPRRRATPTALGARVRRRLRPVETGPTGRPPAAGRPDGTEPEPAVAPPGAGHRPGPDGPTRTARGPRSATSGRGTTSRGPRAPHTPAVPTPGSLFARRIRVAYDGFTALDGVDLEVRPGWVTAVVGPNGAGKSTLFHCLAGTLRPSHGRVLFGERDITRLAAHARTRLGIARTFQQLAVFPSLTVAENVQVGAEQGRIADPAAVERALRLFGLDGRVRALPAQGLPTGTLRRVELARALAGSPHVLLLDEPAAGLDTAEVTALARVLRALAADGTALLVVEHDLDLVADLADVVHVMAAGRVVTSGPARHVLERGRG, from the coding sequence ATGAGCGGTTCCCTGACGTACGACCTCACGCTGGCCGGGCTCTCGGTCGGCGGCGCGGCGGCGCTCACCGGGATCGGGTTGGTCGTCACCCACCGGGCGACCGGGGTGCTGAACTTCGCGCACGGCGCGATCGCGATGGTGTGCGCCTATCTGCTGCGGCAGTTCACGGTGGTGTGGGGCTGGCCGCTCGCGCTCGGTGCCGCGGTGACGCTGCTGTTGGTGGCCCCCGCGATCGGCGTGGCGCTGGAACGGTTCGTCTTCCGCCCCCTGTCCGTCCTCGGCGGCGACCCGGCGCAGACGCTGGTCGCGTCTCTCGGCGTCTTCGTGCTGCTGGTCGGCGGGGCCGCGTTGGTGTGGGGCACCGGGGCGCGCGCGGACGCGCCGACGCTGGTTTCGGCGGACCCGTGGGGACAGTTGGCGGTCGCCGTCGCACTGGCGGTCGGAGTGGGGGGCGTGACGCGCTGGACGCGCTTCGGCACGGAGCTGCGGGCCGTGGTCGACGACCGCTCGCTCGCCGTGCTCGGCGGCATCGACGCGGACCGGGTGGCCGCCGCGGGCTGGGCGTTCGGCTCCTTCACGGCGGGCCTGACGGGCGTGCTCCTGGCGCCGTACGTACGACTCGATCCGTACGGCATGCCGTTGCTCGTCATGGAGGTGATGGCGGTGGCCGTCGCCGCCCGGATGCGCAGCCTGCCGGTGGCCGTCGTGGTGGCGCTGGGTCTAGGGGTCGCGCAGAGTCAGCTGACGCGGCTGCATCCGGCGGGCTGGGCGCAGCCACTGCTCCAGGCTGTGGGCGCGAACCTGTTCGTGGTGGCCCTGTTGGTCGCGGCGCTCGTCCTGCCGGGGATCGGCGACCGGGACGCCCTGCCACGCACGGCGACGGCCCGGGTGGCGACGCCCCCGGGCGCGTGGATCGTCGCGGTCGTGCTGTTCCTGCTGCCGCTCGGCCTCGCGGGCTCGGACCTGCACACGTCGGTGCAGGTGCCCGCGCTGGGTGTGGTGCTCCTGTCCCTGGTCGTGGTGACCGGCCGCGGCGGTCAGATCTCCCTCGGGCAGGCGGCGTACGCGGGTCTGGGCGCCCTCTTCACCGCGCTGCTGGCCGCCGGCCGCTTCCCCGGCCTGCCCCGTCTGCCCGAACTGGCCGCGCTGGCGGTGGCGGTGGTGCTGGTCGCCCCGCTCGGCGTCCTGACCGGCTGGCCGGCGATCGGCCGCCACGGCCTGGCGCTGGCCCTGGCGACGTTCGCCGTGGGGGTGGGCGTCAGCCGTTTCGTCTTCGCCCAGCCCTACGCGATCTCGGGGCTGTCCCTGGACCGCCCGGCGGGCTTCGACGGCGACCGCGCGTACTACGTGCTCGAACTGGGGCTGCTGGCGGCCGCGCTGCTGGCGACGGGGGCGCTGCGCCGGGGCCGTACGGGCCGCGCTCTGGCCGCGATGCGCGACCACGCGTCGGGAGCCTCCGCGGCGGGCGTACGGGTCCCTTCGCTGAAGCTGACGGCCTTCGTGGCGGGCGCCGCCCTGGCCGCGCTGGGCGGGGGGATGCTCGGCATGGGTCTGCGCGCCTTCGACGCGACGGCGTACGACCCGGTGCGCGGGCTGCTCTGGTTCGCGGCGGTCGTGGTCCTCGGCGCGGACAGCGCCCTCGGCGCGCTGGCCGCTGCGGCGCTGCTGGTGGGGCTCGACGCGGGGACGCGCGGCGGGGTCGCCGCGGCGCTGATCGGAGTCCTCGCCGTGTTCGTCGGCCGGTTCCCCGGTGGCCCGTACGAGGCCCTGCGCACGGCGACGTCCCGGCTCCGGCCGCGCCGCAGGGCGACGCCGACCGCGCTGGGAGCGCGGGTGCGGCGACGGCTGCGGCCGGTGGAGACGGGGCCCACCGGCCGCCCGCCCGCCGCCGGACGGCCGGACGGCACCGAACCGGAACCCGCCGTCGCGCCACCGGGCGCCGGTCACCGCCCAGGTCCCGACGGGCCCACGAGGACGGCCCGAGGTCCGCGATCCGCGACATCCGGGCGGGGCACGACGTCACGCGGGCCGCGCGCCCCGCACACTCCGGCGGTGCCGACGCCCGGATCTCTGTTCGCCCGACGGATACGGGTCGCCTACGACGGGTTCACCGCGCTCGACGGGGTCGATCTCGAGGTCCGGCCGGGGTGGGTCACCGCTGTCGTGGGGCCCAACGGGGCCGGCAAGAGCACCCTGTTCCACTGCCTCGCCGGAACGCTCCGACCCTCGCACGGCCGGGTGCTGTTCGGCGAACGGGACATCACCCGGCTCGCGGCGCACGCACGGACCCGGCTCGGCATCGCGCGGACCTTCCAGCAGCTGGCCGTCTTCCCCTCGTTGACGGTGGCCGAGAACGTCCAGGTGGGGGCGGAGCAGGGCCGGATCGCCGATCCCGCCGCGGTGGAACGGGCGTTGCGGCTGTTCGGGCTCGACGGGCGGGTCCGCGCCCTGCCCGCCCAGGGGCTGCCGACCGGGACGCTCAGACGGGTCGAGCTGGCGCGGGCCCTCGCGGGAAGTCCGCACGTGCTGCTGCTCGACGAGCCCGCCGCGGGCCTGGACACCGCCGAAGTGACCGCGCTGGCCCGGGTGCTGCGCGCACTCGCCGCGGACGGCACGGCGCTGCTGGTCGTCGAGCACGACCTCGATCTGGTCGCCGACCTCGCCGACGTCGTCCATGTCATGGCCGCCGGACGCGTCGTCACCTCGGGCCCCGCCCGCCACGTACTGGAGCGGGGGCGCGGATGA